In Maylandia zebra isolate NMK-2024a linkage group LG12, Mzebra_GT3a, whole genome shotgun sequence, a single genomic region encodes these proteins:
- the abhd17b gene encoding alpha/beta hydrolase domain-containing protein 17B: MNHLSLSELCCLFCCPPCPSKIASKLAFLPPEPTYSLMCDDSGSRWTLHLSERADWQYSAREKEAIECFMTRTSRGSRIACMFVRCSPSARYTLLFSHGNAVDLGQMSSFYIGLGSRINCNVFSYDYSGYGASSGKPSEKNLYADVDAAWQALRSRYGIRPENVIVYGQSIGTVPSVDLASRYETAAVILHSPLTSGMRVAFPDTKKTYCFDAFPNIDKISKVTSPVLVIHGTEDEVIDFSHGLALYERCQRPVEPLWVEGAGHNDVELYGQYLERLKQFVAHELVNL, from the exons ATGAACCACTTATCGCTCAGTGAGCTATGTTGCCTGTTCTGCTGTCCACCGTGCCCCAGCAAGATCGCCTCAAAGCTGGCCTTTCTACCCCCTGAGCCGACCTACAGCCTCATGTGTGATGACAGTGGCAGCCGATGGACGCTGCACCTCTCCGAGCGTGCTGACTGGCAGTACTCGGCCCGTGAGAAGGAGGCCATCGAGTGTTTCATGACACGCACCTCAAGAGGGAGCCGCATTGCCTGCATGTTTGTCCGCTGCTCACCCAGCGCCCGGTATACTCTGTTGTTCTCCCACGGTAATGCAGTGGACTTGGGCCAGATGAGCAGCTTCTACATTGGCCTCGGTTCACGGATCAACTGCAACGTTTTTTCCTACGACTACTCTGGTTATGGGGCCAGCTCTGGGAAGCCTTCGGAGAAGAACCTGTACGCTGATGTAGATGCTGCCTGGCAGGCGCTCCGATCACG GTATGGTATCCGTCCAGAGAATGTGATCGTGTATGGTCAGAGCATTGGCACCGTGCCCTCTGTAGACCTGGCTTCTCGCTATGAGACTGCTGCAGTCATCCTCCACTCCCCGCTCACCTCTGGCATGAGAGTGGCTTTCCCTGACACCAAGAAGACATACTGCTTTGATGCCTTCCCAAA CATCGACAAGATTTCCAAGGTAACATCACCAGTACTCGTGATCCACGGTACAGAAGACGAGGTCATTGATTTCTCCCACGGGCTGGCACTATATGAACGCTGTCAGCGCCCAGTGGAGCCGCTCTGGGTAGAAGGGGCCGGCCACAACGATGTGGAGCTCTATGGACAGTACCTGGAGAGACTGAAGCAGTTTGTTGCACATGAGCTAGTCAACTTGTAA
- the lg12h9orf85 gene encoding uncharacterized protein C9orf85 homolog produces MSSQRGNTSRSRGQKHQNTTAFKNDKYGATTQVKKANSKIHDGLCQRCKGVLEWKVKYNKYKPLTQPRKCVKCSQKTIKDAYHIICKPCSLQQEICCKCGKKEEIVIPVNSHLEQNEQEVDEQRKKGCRRRKTDMDGLDSDDDYDDDEDDFDDCEEEEDKDLDEDSAAKKPQRKSAVLPDLSPINIED; encoded by the exons ATGAGTTCTCAGAGAGGTAATACATCTCGATCGCGGGGCCAGAAGCATCAAAACACAACTGCGTTTAAAAACGACAAGTACGGAGCGACTACACAAGTGAAG AAGGCAAATTCAAAGATCCATGATGGGCTTTGTCAACGCTGTAAAGGTGTTCTTGAGTGGAAAGTTAAGTACAACAAATACAAGCCGCTAACACAGCCTAGAAAATG tgtcAAGTGCTCCCAAAAGACAATAAAAGATGCGTATCACATCATTTGTAAGCCCTGCTCTCTTCAGCAAGAGATCTGCTGCAAGTGTGGGAAGAAGGAGGAGATTGTTATTCC GGTGAACTCACATCTGGAGCAAAACGAGCAAGAAGTTGATGAACAGAGAAAGAAGGGATGTCGACGAAGGAAGACAGACATGGATGGTTTGGacagtgatgatgattatgatgatgatgaagatgactTTGATGACTGTGAAGAGGAGGAAGATAAAGATTTAGACGAGGACTCTGCAGCAAAAAAGCCACAGAGAAAATCTGCTGTGCTGCCGGACCTGTCGCCAATCAATATTGAAGATTAA